ATGGCCGAGAACAACGCGAAGCAGGCCGATTTCCCGGAGGGCGCAGAGCCACTGCCCAACCCCGCGGGGACCGCACCGGGCTTCATGCTCGACGTGGATCCCGTGACGGGCGCCGCCGGTTCTGCGGATCCGACGCTGCTTTTCTTCATGCCGGGCGTCCCGCGGGAACTCTACCGCATGGTCGATGAGCAGGTGCTGCCGCGCATCGCCAGTCGGATCGATCGGCGCGGCGTCGTTCGCGCGACCCTCGTGCGTACCTTCGGCCAGGGTGAATCGAATCTCGATCGCATCCTCGACGATCTGGCTCGCGACGATCCCGACACCGATATCGGTTTTCGCACCCAGTTTCCCGACAATCTGGTGCGGGTCCGCGTGCGGGCCGAAAGTGCTGCCGATGCTGAGGAAAAGTTGCGGAGCGTGCTCGACGAAATCGCCGGACGCCTGGGCGACGTCATTCTGGGAGAGAGCGATCGCTTCATGCACGAAATCGTCGGCGAGCTTCTGCTCGAGCGAGACAAGACGCTGGCCGTGGCCGAATCCTGTACGGGAGGACTGATCGCGAGCCGTCTGACCGACGTGCCCGGAAGCTCTGCCTATTTTCTGCAGGGCGTGGTGGCCTACGCAAACGAGGCCAAGGTGCGCGAACTCGAGGTCGATGCGGCCACGCTCGAACAGCACGGTGCCGTCTCCGAGCCCGTGGCCCGGCAGATGGCCGAGGGCGTGCGGCGGCGTTCGGGGTCCGACATCGGGCTGGCGACCACCGGGATCGCCGGTCCAGGTGGCGGCACGCCCGAAAAACCCGTGGGAACCGTGTTTCTGGCGCTGGCGGATGCCGAGGGTACCGTCGCGATGCGCTACGACCTGATGAGCGAGCGCGCGCGCAACAAGGAACTCTCGGCGCAGATCGCGCTCGACTGGCTGCGGCGCAGACTGCTGGGTCTCGAAATCACGCGCGAGACCTTTCCCCGTCTGCGAGGGGCGCGCCCGTGAGCGAACCCCTGCGCACCTTTATCGCAGTTCCGCTGCCCGAGAGCGTGCGGGATTCCGCTGCTGAGGCGCTGGCCGATGCACGTGTCGCTCTTGGAGAGCGCGCGCGCTGGACGCCCGCCGAAAATCTGCACTTGACGCTCAAATTCCTGGGCGACGTGGATCGGGACCAGCTACCGAAACTGATCCAACGCCTGCAGGCAAAGCTCGCAGGTGTCGCGGTTTTCGAGGCGGCTCTCGGGGGACTCGGCGCATTCCCGAATGCGCGCGAGGCCAGTGTGTTGTGGCTCGGCGTAACCACGGGGTTGAGCGATCTGGCCAAGCTCGCGCGCAAGGTCGACGCCGCGTCGAAGGTCGTCGGTGTAGCTCGCGAGAAGCGGCCCTTCCGCGCCCACCTCACATTGGCACGTCTGCGCACACCCGAGCGGGTCGACGTTGAACGCATGAAAGCACCCGAAGAGGTCCCTTTCCGCGTTGAACAAGTCATACTCTACGAGAGCCGTCTCTCCCCCGACGGCGCTCGGCATGTCCCCCTCGCTCATCTGCCCCTCGGTGTAGATGACGAAGACCGAGCAATCGATTTCGCCCCAGAGATGTAGGAGAGAAACGCATGGCGCGAGCACAAGACCTCAAAGACGAAAAGCGAAAGTCCGTCGACCTGATGATGGCCTCGATCGAAAAACAATTCGGCAAAGGCGCGATCATGAAGATGGGCGCGGACCAGCTGGGCCAGGAAGTTCCGGTCATCTCGACGGGCTCTCCAGGTCTCGACATCGCCCTCGGTATCGGGGGACTGCCGCGCGGCCGCGTCATCGAAGTGTACGGTCCGGAATCCTCGGGCAAGACCACACTCGCTCTGCACGCGGTGGCCGAGTGCCAGCGCGCCGGTGGCGTCGCCGCGTTCATCGACGCTGAGCACGCACTTGACGTGAGCTACGCCGCGAAGCTGGGTGTCAACGTCGAAGAACTGCTCGTTTCGCAACCCGACACCGGGGAGCAGGCGCTCGAGATCGCCGACATGCTCGTGCGCTCCGGGGCCATCGAGATGATCGTGATCGACTCCGTCGCGGCGCTCGTGCCGCGCGCCGAGATCGAAGGTGAAATGGGGGATACCCACGTAGGTTTGCAGGCCCGACTCATGAGTCAGGCGTTGCGCAAGCTGACCGGAAACCTGGCGCGTTCCAGCACGGCGATGGTCTTCATCAACCAGATCCGCATGAAGATCGGCGTGATGTTCGGCAATCCCGAGACGACCTCGGGTGGAAACGCTCTGAAGTTTTACTCATCGGTGCGACTGGACGTACGACGTATTGGCCAGATCAAGGACGGTACCGAAGCGATCGGCAATCGCACGCGCGTCAAGGTGGTCAAGAACAAGTGCGCGCCACCGTTCCGGCAGGCGGAGTTCGACCTGATGTTCAATCAGGGCATTTCACGCGAAGGCGATATTCTCGACCTGGCGACCGACTTCGGACTGCTCGAGAAGAGCGGCACCTGGTACAGCTTCGAGGGCACTCGGATCGGGCAGGGCCGGGAGAATTCCAAGAAGTTCCTGCGCGAGAACCCGGAGGTCTACGGTCGAGTTGCCGAACTGGTGTACGGCCACGCGGGTATCAAGCGCAAGGCCCCGGTCGCCTTCGAGAGTCCGGCCGGAACGGCGGAAGGTGCACCCGAGAAAGAGGCGGCAGCAAAGGCGTAAAGAGTACGCATCCGGCGCGAAGCCTCGCCCGCTACGCCTCAAGATCGTTCTGGCTCACGTCGATCAACCTCCGGTAACCACCGGTGCTGTCCGTTCAGCGATTCCCGATGAACGCAGGTACCGACCGAGGGGCGGTTCGGCTTGGCTGGAATGGACCTGAACGAAATCCTGACGATCGCCATCAAGGGAAATGCATCTGACATCCATCTGAAGGCAGGTCTTCCTCCTCTGTTCCGTGTGGATGGAGCGCTCGTTCCGCTAAAGAACAGCGAGCGATTGGGCCCCGAAAAGCTCAAGGAGATCTGCGACAAGATCATGACGCCGGGCCAGAAGGCTCAGTTCGAGAAGAACCACGAGATCGACCTGGCGTACTCGATCGCGGGTCTCGGCCGATTTCGCGTAAACGCGTTCATGCAAAGAGGGACGGCGGGTGTCGTCTTTCGTGTGATTCCGTTCGGCGTCAAGACCATCGACCAACTCGTGCTGCCCAAAGTGGTCGAGAAGATTGCCATGGAGCCGCGCGGCTTG
This bacterium DNA region includes the following protein-coding sequences:
- a CDS encoding competence/damage-inducible protein A yields the protein MTQSREAAWIVTIGDELLRGEIVDSNKSVLSERLLRLEIESARHVTVADDAAAIREVLREAASRARIVLVSGGLGPTRDDITSEVAAASFGRKLVRDPESLEHIKGFFRRFQREMAENNAKQADFPEGAEPLPNPAGTAPGFMLDVDPVTGAAGSADPTLLFFMPGVPRELYRMVDEQVLPRIASRIDRRGVVRATLVRTFGQGESNLDRILDDLARDDPDTDIGFRTQFPDNLVRVRVRAESAADAEEKLRSVLDEIAGRLGDVILGESDRFMHEIVGELLLERDKTLAVAESCTGGLIASRLTDVPGSSAYFLQGVVAYANEAKVRELEVDAATLEQHGAVSEPVARQMAEGVRRRSGSDIGLATTGIAGPGGGTPEKPVGTVFLALADAEGTVAMRYDLMSERARNKELSAQIALDWLRRRLLGLEITRETFPRLRGARP
- the thpR gene encoding RNA 2',3'-cyclic phosphodiesterase, whose translation is MSEPLRTFIAVPLPESVRDSAAEALADARVALGERARWTPAENLHLTLKFLGDVDRDQLPKLIQRLQAKLAGVAVFEAALGGLGAFPNAREASVLWLGVTTGLSDLAKLARKVDAASKVVGVAREKRPFRAHLTLARLRTPERVDVERMKAPEEVPFRVEQVILYESRLSPDGARHVPLAHLPLGVDDEDRAIDFAPEM
- the recA gene encoding recombinase RecA → MARAQDLKDEKRKSVDLMMASIEKQFGKGAIMKMGADQLGQEVPVISTGSPGLDIALGIGGLPRGRVIEVYGPESSGKTTLALHAVAECQRAGGVAAFIDAEHALDVSYAAKLGVNVEELLVSQPDTGEQALEIADMLVRSGAIEMIVIDSVAALVPRAEIEGEMGDTHVGLQARLMSQALRKLTGNLARSSTAMVFINQIRMKIGVMFGNPETTSGGNALKFYSSVRLDVRRIGQIKDGTEAIGNRTRVKVVKNKCAPPFRQAEFDLMFNQGISREGDILDLATDFGLLEKSGTWYSFEGTRIGQGRENSKKFLRENPEVYGRVAELVYGHAGIKRKAPVAFESPAGTAEGAPEKEAAAKA